From one Culex quinquefasciatus strain JHB chromosome 3, VPISU_Cqui_1.0_pri_paternal, whole genome shotgun sequence genomic stretch:
- the LOC119770635 gene encoding uncharacterized protein CG43427-like, protein MPMDKDETLPASSKTKDVMYTLSTYEDMPNTSSKSVSHDPADYIQKARVTKAVPPKPAYDPLQFVQLKPCSLVKTAQEQIKKAENVKKVQEEKKEEPEEWQCNLDSWKSSRRKRVEHIIERVVEVKKIELEEHDRNRRKSKTFNEMMEQRGSRRKYLPIYTDEDNNDLTEFGLGPCDKNATSNETDTDTSTSNINENNNTLYTSPSNATEYNEYTEAIEGYKSRVSRAGHLNSNPKTESSLSGNANTVFISNDKMLNLKRL, encoded by the exons ATGCCAATGGATAAGGACGAAACATTACCTGCATCATCTAAGACGAAAGATGTTATGTATACCTTAAGTACTTATGAGGATATGCCAAATACCAGCAGCAAATCG GTGTCCCATGACCCAGCTGATTATATTCAAAAGGCTAGGGTAACGAAGGCGGTTCCACCAAAACCGGCGTACGACCCTCTTCAATTTGTGCAATTAAAGCCCTGCAGTTTAGTGAAAACTGCACaggaacaaataaaaaaagcagaAAACGTTAAAAAGGTTCAAGAAGAGAAGAAGGAGGAGCCAGAAGAGTGGCAATGC AATTTGGATAGCTGGAAATCCTCCAGAAGGAAACGAGTCGAGCACATCATAGAACGTGTTGTTGAAGTTAAGAAAATCGAATTGGAAGAGCATGatagaaatcgacgaaaatcaaaaacatttaaTGAAATGATGGAACAAAG aGGATCCCGACGGAAATATTTACCCATTTACACGGACGAAGATAACAATGACCTAACTGAATTTGGATTAGGGCCATGCGAT AAAAATGCAACATCAAATGAAACCGATACAGACACATCAACAAGCAATATAAACGAAAACAATAATACTTTATATACAAGCCCATCTAATGCTACTGAGTACAATGAATATACGGAAGCCATTGAAGGTTACAAGAGCAGAGTGTCACGAGCAGGTCATCTGAATTCGAATCCGAAAACAGAGTCAAGCTTAAGTGGGAATGCAAACACAGTCTTCATCAGTAATGATAAAATGTTAAATCTGAAGAGATTATAA